The Phoenix dactylifera cultivar Barhee BC4 chromosome 15, palm_55x_up_171113_PBpolish2nd_filt_p, whole genome shotgun sequence genome contains a region encoding:
- the LOC103714943 gene encoding integrator complex subunit 3, whose protein sequence is MNSSKLLRVTAHEAENPTEVSLREAFFLLQPQLKPPFPLSIPSPSEYSQLNLAIAFGILTEPHLAKTHLTHLHAIVIDGYNFFTTTLLKLCNESYPKLLETPRIQILWLTSNLVQVAAVHVDSLIISLLRQTIGGHFSESNLWLCAELVKILSDNWDWILDEPLVLTSALFVYLRLLADHYRLGGSVKLDSLKRMEIDFCIKALRECFSLCLQIGRDLVRLLQDLVHIPEFRDVWKDLLFDPRKFQVLGFTDISGLYRMRTPAHYFLLRITPDMEAHLRFLLTYVNWGSQKRYQAWFAKKHLCWPGSETVIADIIRFICCSHHPPNEIIQSNIISRWAVVGWLLKSCRRNYFEANAKLALFYDWLFFDEKVDSIMNIEPAMLLMVNSVPKYVDLTHTLLEFLFLLVDNYDVSRKEAIVHGVSAALNLLVRKGVVRSLEPLTSCNLLSLLLRERLITFLPRSDPGVVKASSDTCSQRMVTDGEVAPVLEEKG, encoded by the coding sequence ATGAACTCATCGAAACTGCTTCGAGTCACCGCCCATGAAGCTGAAAATCCTACCGAGGTGTCCCTCAGAGaggccttcttcctcctccagccCCAACTGAAACCCCCCTTCCCTCTATCAATCCCCTCGCCCTCAGAATACTCACAGCTGAATCTTGCCATCGCTTTCGGCATCCTCACTGAGCCCCACCTCGCCAAAACCCACCTCACCCACCTCCATGCCATCGTCATCGATGGATATAACTTCTTCACCACCACCCTCCTCAAGCTCTGTAACGAGTCGTACCCCAAGCTCTTGGAAACCCCAAGAATTCAGATCCTCTGGCTCACTTCCAATCTAGTCCAGGTCGCCGCCGTCCATGTCGACTCGCTAATTATATCCCTCTTGAGGCAGACTATTGGCGGCCATTTCTCCGAATCCAATTTGTGGCTGTGTGCTGAACTTGTCAAGATCCTGTCTGATAATTGGGATTGGATATTGGATGAACCATTGGTTCTTACAAGTGCATTGTTCGTCTATCTTCGGTTATTGGCAGATCACTACAGGTTGGGAGGCAGCGTGAAATTGGATTCATTGAAGAGGATGGAGATCGATTTCTGCATCAAGGCGTTGAGAGAATGCTTCAGTTTGTGTTTACAGATAGGGAGGGACCTCGTTCGACTGCTTCAGGACTTGGTTCATATTCCTGAATTCAGAGATGTGTGGAAGGACCTCTTGTTTGATCCTAGAAAGTTTCAAGTTTTGGGATTTACCGATATTTCAGGGCTCTACCGAATGAGAACGCCGGCACACTACTTTTTGCTGAGGATCACGCCTGACATGGAAGCACATCTGCGATTCTTGCTCACCTATGTGAATTGGGGGAGCCAGAAAAGATACCAAGCTTGGTTTGCCAAGAAACACCTATGCTGGCCTGGTAGCGAGACTGTTATCGCTGATATTATTCGGTTTATATGTTGTTCCCACCATCCTCCTAATGAGATCATCCAATCTAACATTATCTCAAGATGGGCAGTTGTTGGCTGGCTTCTGAAAAGCTGCAGGAGAAATTACTTCGAGGCTAATGCGAAGCTCGCTCTGTTTTATGATTGGCTGTTTTTTGATGAGAAGGTGGATAGTATCATGAACATTGAGCCCGCAATGCTTTTGATGGTTAACTCTGTGCCCAAATATGTTGATTTAACTCACACGCTCTTGGAGTTCTTGTTTCTGTTGGTCGACAATTATGATGTTTCCAGGAAGGAAGCGATCGTTCATGGTGTTTCAGCGGCGCTTAATTTACTGGTCAGAAAAGGAGTAGTTCGTTCACTGGAACCTCTGACTTCTTGTAATTTGCTCTCGCTGTTGCTCAGAGAGAGGCTCATTACCTTCCTCCCCAGATCAGATCCAGGAGTTGTTAAAGCATCATCTGATACGTGTAGCCAGAGAATGGTCACAGATGGAGAGGTAGCTCCTGTCTTAGAAGAGAAAGGGTGA